Proteins from a genomic interval of Scophthalmus maximus strain ysfricsl-2021 chromosome 22, ASM2237912v1, whole genome shotgun sequence:
- the LOC118292167 gene encoding transcription and mRNA export factor ENY2-2: MSKDSQMRAAINQKLIEMGERERLKELLRAKLVECGWKDQLKAHCKDVIREKGLEHVTVEDLVTEVTPKGRALVPDSVKKELLQRIRAFLSQHATL, encoded by the exons ATGAGCAAAGACTCGCAAATGAGGGCTGCAATAAACCAGAAGCTGATAGAAATGGGGGAACGGGAGCG GTTGAAAGAGTTGCTCAGGGCCAAGCTGGTGGAGTGTGGGTGGAAGGATCAGCTGAAGGCTCACTGCAAAG ATGTGATCAGAGAAAAGGGCCTGGAGCACGTGACAGTGGAGGACCTGGTCACAGAAGTCACACCGAAAGGCAGAG CACTCGTACCAGACAGTGTGAAGAAAGAGCTCCTGCAGAGAATCCGAGCTTTTCTGTCTCAACACGCAACTTTGTGA